Part of the Woronichinia naegeliana WA131 genome, TCGCTATTTTTTAACCGCAGACCATTCTCAAACCATTCTATCGGCTCTCGGTTCCAGGCAACGGCGATCGCGGTAGATTCCCTCCGTTTAGGTTGTCGCTCTGACGGCGATCGCTCAGTTTTCTCGGCTAATTCACAGCTGAACAATGATCTAGATCACCTTGAGCAGGAAAATATGACTTTATAATGTGGAAAAGATAAAAGGAAAGTCTTCCCAATCGGGGAAATTCAGGACGATAAAATCCATACCCTAGGAGAAATGAGTTATGTCTGAGTCATCTATCAATTTATCGAGTGAAGAACGAACTGAGTCAGAGCTAGAATTTTTAATGCAAGAAAGACGCTCTCAGCCACGTATTCCTGCCTTTTGTCAGGTACTAGACGAAGGAGGCAACTTTATCGGAGTTTCTTTTGACCTGACCTGCATTGGTATTTGTCTGAGCCTACCGAAAAGCTGGACTCAAGATAAAACCTTTTCCATCGTCCTCAAACGGGCTGATCAAGAATTAATACCTCCGGTTGCCGTCACGGTAGAACCCTTGTGGCGTAGAGCTCGTAACCATGATTTTGATGAAATTGGTGGCAGAATTATCAGTAAAGTTTCAGAGGAATACTTTCAACAACTTTTAGAGTATTGTCAACTTTTTGGCCCCAGTGGTTTATTTGCAGATAATTGATCTCTCTTCAGTCTTCCTTTGATTCATTTTTCTTACGCCTGATTTCCCCGTTGATTGAACACGGGGTTTTTCTTTGTCTCACCGTTTGACGATCAAGCATTTCTTTCGTTTAGTTGGTCTTGTTTGAGAGTTTGTCCTGGTGCTTGAAGATCAGTGAGATACATTCAGTAAGCGATAATAATTAATAGAATAGTCGTTAGCCTCAAATTTATCGCCTCATCACAACATTTTTTGTTTATGCTTGTCTGTCCTAACTGTAACCATACTAATCCAGAGGGGGCGAGTCAGTGTGAAGCCTGTTTTACACCCCTGCCTCAGCTCATCCCCTGTCCCCATTGTGCTGCTCCAGTACAAAATGATGCTACTTTTTGTGGTAGTTGTGGCAACAGTATTACTCCTGTGGCCGCGATCGCCGAACCAAAAGTAGAACTGAAAGTCGAACCTGAAGCAAAATTGGCAAGTGCTATACCTGTAAACCCAATTGCTGCTGTTCCTGTGGCCGTTAATCCCCTACCTCCGATCCAAGCCGCCACCCAACTTCAAGTACAAAAAGCCGG contains:
- a CDS encoding FHA domain-containing protein is translated as MLVCPNCNHTNPEGASQCEACFTPLPQLIPCPHCAAPVQNDATFCGSCGNSITPVAAIAEPKVELKVEPEAKLASAIPVNPIAAVPVAVNPLPPIQAATQLQVQKAGLLHIGSQTFLELPQGLAVIHIGKPNEQIPPDLDVSGFPHSDIVSRIHADVRVEGDAYYIEDVGSANGTYINHAPLMKGNRHRLRAGDRISLGKGDVMTFLFQLS